In a genomic window of Trachemys scripta elegans isolate TJP31775 chromosome 12, CAS_Tse_1.0, whole genome shotgun sequence:
- the LOC117885415 gene encoding olfactory receptor 6C4-like: MEKGEGKNQTAIMEFILLGFGDLPELPTLLFLVFLVIYIVTMAGNLLIIALVVIDQHLHTPMYFFLGNLSFLETCYTSTILPRMLTSFLTGDRTIYVGGCMTQFFFFCFLATTECYLLAAMSYDRYLAICKPLHYGTHMNSRLCLQLAAGCWISGFLPCTIMMFFMSQLIFCGPNEMDHFFCDFTPMLKLSCSDTSLITLVLYIFSFLDAVSPFLLTLTSYVCIISTILRIPSTTGRQKAFSTCSSHLIIVALFYGTIMIVYMLPKSNTLRALNKVFSVIYTVLTPLANPLIYSLRNREVKEALRNAVRKCMTLIKNSD, encoded by the coding sequence AtggagaaaggagaaggaaaaaaccaAACAGCCATCATGGAATTCATCCTCCTAGGGTTTGGGGATCTCCCTGAACTGCCGACCCTTCTCTTCCTGGTCTTCCTAGTGATCTACATTGTGACTATGGCTGGCAACCTCCTCATCATTGCTCTAGTTGTGATTGATCAACACCTTCACactcccatgtacttcttcctggggaacttgtcctttTTGGAGACCTGttacacctccaccatcctgcctAGGATGTTGACCAGtttcctgactggggacagaaccatttaTGTGGGGGGCTGCATGacacagttttttttcttttgttttctagcAACTACAGAGTGTTATCTCCTGGCAGCAATGTCTTATGATCGATATTTAGCCATATGCAAACCACTGCACTATGGAACCCATATGAACAGCAGGCTGTGCCTCCAGCTAGCAGCTGGGTGTTGGATAAGTGGATTTCTACCGTGTACAATAATGATGTTTTTTATGTCACAATTAATTTTCTGTGGCCCCAATGAAATGGACCACTTTTTTTGTGATTTCACTCCAATGCTAAAGCTCTCCTGCAGCGATACCAGCCTCATCACATTGGTTCTTTATATATTTTCCTTCCTAGATGCAGTTTCCCCATTTCTATTAACCTTGACATCCTATGTTTGTATCATCAgcaccatcctgagaatcccttccaccaccgggaggcaaaaggccttttccacctgctcctcccacctcatcATTGTAGCACTTTTCTATGGGACCATCATGATTGTCTACATGCTACCAAAATCCAACACACTGAGAGCCCTGAACAAAGTGTTCTCAGTCATCTACACTGTTCTGACTCCTCTGGCTAATCcgctcatctacagcctgagaaacagagaggtcaaggaggCCCTGAGAAATGCTGTCAGGAAATGTATGACCCTCATAAAGAATTCAGATTAG